A window of the Penaeus monodon isolate SGIC_2016 chromosome 11, NSTDA_Pmon_1, whole genome shotgun sequence genome harbors these coding sequences:
- the LOC119578675 gene encoding uncharacterized protein LOC119578675, producing MVTTEATMLGTQRTVQMVGMATMASLHTLDTQVTEVSLGTRAMVGMGDHGSHGGHDDHGGHDDHGSHGGHDDHGDHGGHDGGHGGHGGVYGDLSDVFHPYNVFLRANREYFAEHPDGYDFHYFPSYYFGRFLNPSDERQSIAL from the coding sequence ATGGTGACCACGGAGGCCACGATGCTGGGCACGCAGCGCACGGTGCAAATGGTGGGCATGGCTACTATGGCTTCCCTCCATACCCTGGATACCCAGGTTACGGAGGTGTCGTTGGGTACCCGAGCCATGGTGGGCATGGGAGACCACGGTAGCCACGGTGGGCACGATGACCACGGTGGGCATGATGACCACGGTAGCCACGGTGGGCACGATGACCACGGAGACCACGGTGGGCACGACGGTGGGCACGGAGGACACGGAGGTGTGTACGGAGACCTCAGTGACGTCTTCCACCCGTACAACGTGTTCCTGCGCGCAAACCGCGAGTACTTCGCCGAACATCCCGATGGCTACGACTTCCACTACTTCCCGAGCTACTATTTCGGACGCTTCCTCAACCCGAGTGACGAGCGACAAAGTATAGCTTTATAG